In the Opitutia bacterium genome, one interval contains:
- a CDS encoding glycoside hydrolase family 127 protein: protein MKHSAVLVPVVLGLIALAPCASSAAEKALIDTTRSPQARMYMPDLGDVRWQGGLLGERFEVARTSMVPHMGELMSNPATSPAWRNYRIAAGLEQGKFSGPPFNDGDFLKWFEALAQVYAVTKDPALDRQMDEIIAVVAKAQREDGYLHTQTIIPQRNGEKTKEFADREHFETYNMGHLMTAACVHYRATGKTTLLDCARKAADYIDKLCAEKPQELARNAICPSHYMGVVELYRVTHEPRYLKLAEQLIEIRSLVPPNEGSDHNQDRMPFRQMTQAVGHAVRANYLYAGVADVFAEDGDKSLLKTLETISENVADRKLYITGMTGAIYDGASPDGVDYTQHKYIKTIHQAYGRDYQLPNLTAYNETCATIGYGMWLWRMLAVSGDAGYADLFEQTLYNGILPGISLDGTHYFYVNVLKKLREFDVPLRWSRTREANIPVSFCCPPNVVRTIVEMHNYVYALSPDTVWVNLYAASTLESKWLDGTPIKLRQETDYPWAGAVKIIVDEAPARDVTLKLRVPGWLKSEAVSLKINGQPVAAARKPGSYADVKRTWKKGDVVQFDMEFKATLWEANPLVEETVDQVTIKYGPLVYCLESTDLPAGVQLKDVALSLQKPANFTAQRERIVNASVLTLTFDALALQRPEWTGKQLYRQVDGQAPRTIAVKAVPYYAWGNRGEADMTVWIPAR from the coding sequence ATGAAACACTCCGCTGTTCTCGTTCCCGTTGTCCTGGGGTTGATCGCGCTAGCGCCGTGCGCCAGTTCGGCAGCGGAGAAGGCGTTGATTGACACCACGCGCTCGCCGCAGGCCCGGATGTATATGCCCGATCTCGGCGACGTGCGCTGGCAGGGCGGCCTGCTCGGCGAGCGCTTCGAGGTCGCGCGCACCTCGATGGTGCCGCACATGGGCGAGCTGATGAGCAACCCGGCGACGAGTCCCGCGTGGCGCAACTACCGCATCGCCGCCGGGCTGGAGCAGGGAAAGTTCTCCGGCCCGCCGTTCAATGACGGCGATTTTCTGAAATGGTTCGAAGCGCTCGCGCAGGTCTACGCCGTGACGAAGGATCCCGCCCTCGACCGGCAGATGGACGAGATCATCGCGGTCGTCGCCAAGGCCCAGCGCGAGGACGGCTACCTGCACACGCAGACGATCATCCCGCAGCGCAACGGAGAAAAGACGAAGGAGTTCGCGGATCGCGAGCACTTCGAGACCTACAACATGGGGCACCTCATGACGGCGGCGTGCGTCCATTACCGCGCGACCGGCAAGACCACGCTGCTCGACTGCGCGCGCAAGGCCGCCGACTACATCGACAAGCTTTGCGCCGAGAAACCGCAGGAACTCGCGCGTAACGCCATCTGCCCGTCGCACTACATGGGCGTGGTGGAGCTCTATCGCGTCACCCACGAGCCGCGCTACCTGAAGCTCGCGGAGCAACTCATCGAGATTCGGAGCCTCGTGCCGCCGAACGAAGGCAGCGACCACAATCAGGACCGCATGCCGTTCCGCCAGATGACCCAGGCCGTCGGCCACGCCGTGCGCGCGAACTACCTCTACGCCGGTGTCGCGGATGTCTTCGCCGAGGATGGCGACAAGTCGTTGCTCAAGACGCTGGAGACAATTTCCGAGAACGTCGCGGACCGAAAGCTCTACATCACCGGCATGACCGGTGCGATCTACGACGGCGCCTCGCCCGACGGCGTCGACTACACGCAGCACAAATACATCAAGACGATCCATCAGGCCTACGGTCGTGATTACCAGCTGCCGAACCTCACCGCCTACAACGAAACCTGCGCCACCATCGGCTACGGCATGTGGCTCTGGCGCATGCTGGCCGTCTCGGGCGACGCCGGTTACGCGGACCTGTTCGAGCAGACGCTCTACAACGGCATTCTCCCGGGCATCAGCCTCGACGGCACGCACTACTTCTACGTCAACGTGCTGAAGAAGCTCCGCGAATTCGACGTGCCGCTCCGCTGGTCGCGCACTCGCGAGGCGAACATCCCGGTGAGTTTCTGCTGCCCGCCGAACGTCGTCCGCACGATCGTGGAGATGCACAACTACGTCTACGCGCTCTCGCCCGACACCGTGTGGGTGAACCTCTACGCCGCCAGCACGCTCGAGTCGAAGTGGCTCGACGGCACGCCGATCAAGCTCCGGCAGGAAACCGACTACCCGTGGGCCGGCGCCGTGAAGATCATCGTCGACGAAGCGCCCGCCCGCGACGTGACGCTGAAGCTGCGCGTCCCGGGTTGGCTCAAAAGCGAAGCAGTCTCCCTCAAGATTAACGGCCAGCCCGTCGCCGCCGCGCGCAAGCCCGGCTCCTACGCCGACGTGAAGCGCACCTGGAAGAAGGGCGATGTCGTGCAGTTCGACATGGAGTTCAAGGCCACGCTCTGGGAAGCGAACCCGCTCGTCGAGGAGACCGTCGACCAGGTCACGATCAAATACGGTCCGCTCGTCTACTGCCTCGAGTCGACCGATCTCCCGGCCGGCGTGCAGCTGAAGGACGTGGCGCTTTCACTGCAGAAGCCCGCGAACTTCACCGCGCAGCGCGAGCGCATCGTCAACGCTTCCGTGCTCACGCTCACCTTCGACGCCCTCGCGCTGCAGCGACCGGAATGGACCGGCAAGCAGCTCTATCGACAGGTTGACGGTCAAGCCCCGCGCACCATTGCCGTGAAAGCCGTGCCTTACTACGCATGGGGCAATCGCGGCGAAGCCGACATGACCGTCTGGATTCCTGCCCGCTAA
- the glpK gene encoding glycerol kinase GlpK has translation MPFVLAVDQSTSATKAMLFATDGRLLDKESRDHAQHYPQPGWVEHDAEEIWQNVLAAIRALLARHAAEVGEILGFSLTNQRETIVVFDRATGRPLHRAIVWQCRRSEKLCAEAAAAGHDELVQSRTGLRIDPYFSASKLQWLVRERPDLRAQLESGAALIGTVDAYLIYRLTRGAVFATDHTNASRTLLFDVRRLRWDAELCALWQVPPQALPEVRESFARFGTTTVDGILPRALPICGVMGDSQAALFAHGCFARGSAKVTLGTGSSVLLNIGGEFRRSSQGVVTALAWVRDGAPTYAFEGIIIAAASTLTWLRDQLKLVDSLDGVEAMATELPDNGGVYLVPAFSGLGLPYWKADARATIVGLTTHSDRRHVLRAAQESIAFQLRDALQALRSDAALEVSAIHADGGPTNNRFLMQFTADVTGAELRLAPFAECSAFGAVSAGLLGLGVFSSLDELATTPRAGRVYRPMMDDARVAELALGWRHAVRQTIFPREP, from the coding sequence ATGCCCTTCGTCCTCGCCGTCGACCAAAGCACCTCCGCCACGAAGGCGATGCTCTTCGCGACCGATGGGCGTCTGCTCGACAAGGAGTCGCGCGACCACGCGCAGCACTACCCGCAGCCGGGCTGGGTCGAGCACGATGCCGAGGAAATCTGGCAGAACGTCCTCGCGGCGATCCGCGCGCTGCTCGCGCGGCATGCCGCGGAGGTGGGGGAGATCCTCGGTTTCAGTCTCACGAATCAACGCGAGACGATCGTCGTTTTCGATCGCGCCACCGGCCGCCCGTTGCATCGCGCGATCGTCTGGCAGTGCCGCCGGAGCGAGAAGCTTTGCGCCGAAGCCGCCGCCGCCGGGCACGATGAACTCGTCCAATCGCGCACCGGTCTGCGCATCGATCCGTATTTCTCCGCGTCGAAGCTCCAGTGGCTCGTGCGTGAGCGTCCCGATCTTCGCGCGCAACTCGAGAGCGGCGCGGCGCTCATCGGCACCGTCGACGCCTACCTGATCTACCGTCTCACGCGCGGCGCCGTGTTCGCGACCGACCACACGAACGCGAGCCGCACGCTCCTGTTCGACGTGCGCCGCCTGCGTTGGGACGCGGAGCTGTGCGCGCTGTGGCAAGTTCCCCCGCAGGCGCTGCCCGAGGTGCGCGAGAGTTTTGCGCGGTTCGGGACGACCACGGTGGACGGCATTCTGCCGCGGGCGCTCCCGATTTGCGGCGTGATGGGCGACTCGCAGGCCGCGTTGTTCGCGCACGGTTGCTTTGCGCGTGGCTCCGCCAAGGTGACGCTGGGCACCGGCTCGTCGGTGTTGCTCAACATCGGCGGCGAGTTCCGCCGTTCGTCGCAAGGCGTGGTGACCGCGCTCGCTTGGGTGCGCGATGGCGCGCCGACCTACGCTTTCGAAGGCATCATCATCGCGGCGGCGTCGACGCTCACGTGGTTGCGCGACCAGTTGAAACTCGTCGACTCGCTCGACGGCGTGGAGGCGATGGCGACCGAGCTGCCGGACAATGGCGGCGTCTACCTCGTGCCGGCTTTCTCGGGGCTCGGTCTGCCGTATTGGAAGGCCGATGCGCGCGCGACGATCGTTGGCCTGACGACGCACAGCGACCGCCGACACGTGCTGCGCGCGGCCCAGGAATCGATCGCGTTCCAGTTGCGCGACGCGCTGCAGGCCCTGCGGTCCGACGCCGCGCTCGAGGTGAGCGCGATCCACGCGGACGGCGGCCCGACCAACAACCGGTTTTTGATGCAGTTCACGGCGGACGTCACCGGCGCCGAGTTGCGGCTCGCACCGTTCGCGGAATGCTCGGCGTTTGGCGCCGTCAGTGCGGGGTTGCTCGGGCTCGGCGTTTTTTCCTCGCTCGACGAGCTCGCGACCACGCCGCGAGCGGGCCGGGTGTATCGTCCGATGATGGACGATGCTCGCGTCGCGGAGCTCGCGTTGGGCTGGCGTCACGCGGTGCGACAGACGATCTTCCCCCGCGAACCCTGA
- a CDS encoding transketolase family protein, with protein sequence MFTPAAKAMAGKLGLKQGRANLEEFADTLLTLAATDRNIVAVTSDSRGSGKLAPYGKALPKQIVEVGIAEQNLVGITAGLAACGKKPFGVSPSCFLTARSLEQIKNDICYSNVPAVLVGISAGVSYGALGSTHHSLHDFAVMRAIHNITIIAPADNFETREAVRYAAAAKRPVFLRFGKAAMLDLPHADGSFEAGRARVIYPVGGSLLPTSAGAVASKLAPTTDVAFLASGETVVHALLAAAALAEKGVSARVLSFHTIKPLDTAAVLAAARECRAVVTVEEHMLAGGLGESVAATLLQTGLAPKFKMVGFPDEDTVTGAQADLFRHYGISMEALRDTALALLAP encoded by the coding sequence ATGTTCACGCCCGCCGCCAAGGCGATGGCCGGGAAACTCGGCCTCAAGCAAGGCCGCGCCAATCTCGAGGAGTTCGCGGACACCTTGCTCACGCTCGCGGCCACCGACCGCAACATCGTCGCCGTCACCTCCGACTCGCGCGGCTCCGGCAAACTCGCTCCCTACGGCAAAGCGCTGCCGAAACAGATCGTGGAGGTCGGCATCGCCGAGCAGAACCTCGTCGGCATCACCGCCGGCCTCGCCGCCTGCGGCAAAAAACCGTTCGGCGTTTCGCCGTCGTGCTTCCTCACCGCGCGTTCGCTTGAGCAGATCAAGAATGACATCTGCTACTCGAATGTCCCCGCCGTGCTCGTCGGCATCAGCGCCGGCGTCAGCTACGGCGCGCTCGGCTCGACGCACCACTCGCTGCACGACTTCGCCGTGATGCGCGCGATCCACAACATCACGATCATTGCGCCCGCCGACAACTTCGAGACGCGCGAAGCCGTCCGCTACGCTGCCGCGGCGAAGCGCCCGGTGTTCCTGCGCTTTGGCAAGGCCGCGATGCTGGATCTTCCCCATGCGGACGGCTCGTTTGAGGCCGGACGTGCCCGTGTCATCTATCCTGTGGGAGGGAGCTTGCTCCCGACTTCAGCGGGAGCCGTCGCGAGCAAGCTCGCTCCCACCACCGACGTCGCTTTCCTCGCGAGCGGCGAGACCGTCGTCCACGCGCTGCTCGCCGCCGCGGCGCTGGCCGAGAAAGGCGTCAGCGCCCGCGTGCTGAGTTTCCACACGATCAAACCGCTCGACACCGCCGCGGTGCTCGCGGCGGCGCGGGAGTGTCGCGCGGTCGTCACCGTCGAGGAACACATGCTCGCGGGCGGGCTGGGGGAGTCGGTCGCCGCGACGTTGCTGCAAACCGGCCTCGCCCCGAAGTTCAAGATGGTCGGCTTCCCCGACGAAGACACTGTCACTGGCGCCCAAGCCGATCTGTTCCGGCACTACGGGATCAGCATGGAGGCCCTGCGCGACACCGCGCTCGCACTGCTGGCTCCCTGA
- a CDS encoding transketolase — translation MTDRDLALKSFALRRRMLRLIHEAGAGHTGGGLSCLDILNTLYNRVLNIAPETVASPTRDRYVQSKGHCVEALYAVMSDRGYFPDADLATVCHYQSYYVGHPTRKIRGMEMNTGALGHGLPICLGMALAAKMDGASYRVFTLLGDGELAEGSNWEAAMAGAHYKLDNLVAILDHNTLQITGHTRDVMSNEPLDEKWRAFGWDVRTVNGHDYAQLTAALTTPHPGKPLFVIANTVKGRGVSFMENVGKWHHGVPNDAELAQALAELDAAEKRFQEASA, via the coding sequence ATGACCGACCGCGATCTCGCGCTCAAATCCTTCGCGCTGCGCCGCCGCATGCTCCGCCTCATCCACGAGGCCGGGGCTGGGCACACCGGCGGTGGGCTCTCGTGCCTCGACATCCTGAACACGCTCTACAACCGCGTGCTCAACATCGCGCCCGAGACCGTCGCCTCGCCCACGCGCGACCGCTACGTGCAGAGCAAAGGCCACTGCGTCGAGGCGCTCTACGCCGTGATGTCCGATCGCGGCTACTTCCCCGATGCCGACCTCGCCACCGTCTGCCACTACCAGAGCTACTACGTCGGACATCCCACGCGAAAAATTCGCGGTATGGAGATGAACACCGGCGCGCTCGGCCACGGCCTGCCGATCTGCCTCGGCATGGCGCTCGCCGCTAAGATGGACGGCGCGAGCTACCGCGTGTTCACGCTGCTCGGCGACGGCGAACTCGCCGAGGGCTCCAACTGGGAAGCTGCCATGGCCGGCGCGCACTACAAGTTGGATAACCTCGTCGCCATTCTCGACCACAACACGCTCCAGATCACCGGTCACACGCGCGACGTCATGTCGAACGAGCCGCTCGACGAGAAGTGGCGCGCGTTCGGCTGGGACGTTCGCACGGTCAACGGCCACGACTACGCGCAACTCACCGCCGCGCTCACCACGCCGCACCCCGGCAAGCCGCTCTTCGTGATCGCGAACACCGTGAAGGGCAGGGGCGTCAGCTTCATGGAAAACGTCGGCAAGTGGCACCACGGCGTCCCGAACGACGCCGAACTCGCGCAGGCGCTCGCCGAACTCGACGCGGCCGAAAAGAGATTTCAGGAGGCCTCCGCATGA
- a CDS encoding fucose isomerase: MKKTPVALGVIFGNRDFFPDRLVPDARADITKLFGELGIEAVMLDPNATKLGSVETHHDARKCAELFRQHRDRLSGVLVCLPNFGDEKGVADTLKLAGLNVPVLVQGYPDDLDKLDVVRRRDSWCGKISVCNNLRQAGIAYTLTTKHVVHPADASFRADLENFVAVCRVVQGLREVRIGAVGARPGAFNTVRYSEKILERHGISVTTVDLSEILGTAGKLGDKDAKLVAKIEEIRAYANATAVPPAKLAQMARLGVVLDDFVAANYLDATAIQCWTSLQANHGCNVCTSMSMMSENLLPSACEVDVTGVLTMYAMQLASQSPSALVDWNNNYGAADDKCVLFHCGNWAKSFLPDIKILNAPILGSTLGVENTWGALDGRTPAAPLTYGRITTDDVSGKIRTYVGEGQLTNDELKTFGNRAVAHVPQLQKLMRHVCREGFEHHVVMNASRTAGVLAEAFERYLGWEVYHHGAPQE, translated from the coding sequence ATGAAAAAAACTCCCGTGGCGCTCGGCGTCATCTTCGGCAACCGCGACTTCTTCCCCGACCGGCTGGTGCCGGATGCGCGCGCGGACATCACGAAGCTCTTCGGCGAACTCGGCATCGAGGCCGTCATGCTCGACCCGAATGCCACGAAGCTCGGCAGCGTCGAGACGCACCACGACGCCCGCAAGTGCGCCGAACTTTTCCGCCAGCACCGCGACCGCCTCAGCGGCGTCCTCGTGTGCCTGCCAAACTTTGGCGACGAGAAGGGCGTGGCCGACACGCTGAAGCTCGCCGGCCTCAACGTCCCCGTGCTCGTGCAAGGCTACCCGGACGACCTCGACAAACTCGACGTCGTGCGCCGCCGCGATTCGTGGTGCGGCAAGATTTCCGTCTGCAACAATCTCCGCCAAGCCGGCATCGCCTACACGCTCACGACGAAGCACGTCGTGCATCCGGCCGATGCCTCGTTCCGCGCCGACCTCGAAAACTTCGTCGCGGTCTGCCGGGTCGTGCAAGGCCTTCGCGAGGTTCGCATCGGCGCCGTCGGCGCGCGGCCGGGCGCGTTCAACACCGTCCGCTACTCGGAAAAAATCCTCGAGCGCCACGGCATCAGCGTCACGACGGTCGACCTTTCTGAAATCCTCGGCACCGCCGGCAAGCTCGGCGACAAGGACGCCAAGCTCGTCGCCAAGATCGAAGAGATTCGCGCCTACGCCAACGCCACCGCCGTGCCGCCTGCGAAGCTCGCGCAAATGGCGCGCCTCGGCGTCGTGCTCGACGATTTCGTCGCCGCCAACTACCTCGACGCGACCGCCATCCAGTGTTGGACGTCGCTGCAGGCCAACCACGGCTGCAACGTCTGCACCTCGATGAGCATGATGAGCGAGAATCTCCTCCCGAGCGCGTGTGAGGTCGACGTCACCGGCGTGCTCACGATGTATGCGATGCAGCTCGCCTCGCAATCGCCGAGCGCCCTCGTCGACTGGAACAACAACTACGGCGCCGCCGACGACAAGTGCGTGCTCTTCCACTGCGGCAACTGGGCCAAGTCCTTCCTCCCCGACATCAAGATCCTCAACGCGCCCATCCTCGGCTCCACGCTCGGCGTGGAAAACACCTGGGGCGCGCTCGACGGACGCACGCCCGCCGCGCCGCTCACTTACGGCCGCATCACGACCGACGACGTGTCCGGCAAAATCCGCACCTACGTCGGCGAGGGCCAGCTCACCAACGACGAATTGAAGACCTTCGGCAACCGTGCCGTCGCCCATGTGCCGCAGTTGCAGAAGCTGATGCGGCACGTCTGCCGCGAAGGCTTCGAGCACCACGTCGTCATGAACGCCTCGCGCACCGCGGGTGTGCTGGCCGAAGCCTTCGAGCGTTACCTCGGTTGGGAAGTCTACCACCACGGCGCGCCGCAGGAGTGA
- a CDS encoding helix-turn-helix domain-containing protein: protein MVQFDPNRPDFTPYGFTCVRWNPSPMRRPDHHNEIEINLLQSGWVTYLLGGRKVRIPAGMLSAFWAAVPHQIIDFGPKTEYFVATIPLSWFLQCRVSERFVQQLMQGEVLMEKTEDRAAFDEALFAQWEHDLENANDKVKDIVMLEIEARLRRLESRLPASAEARKRQRLALQAGGLNKVEQMACIVAQRYTEQLTVAEIGKAVGLHPNYAMNLFKKAFGTTLIDYITTHRVSHAQRLLATTDEKIVDIAFSSGFNSISRFNEAFRRACGCTPREYRVEHETSETER from the coding sequence ATGGTTCAGTTCGACCCCAACCGCCCCGATTTCACTCCCTACGGCTTCACCTGCGTCCGGTGGAATCCGTCGCCGATGCGCCGGCCGGACCACCACAATGAAATCGAGATCAACCTGCTGCAGTCGGGCTGGGTCACTTACCTGCTGGGCGGGCGGAAGGTTCGCATCCCCGCCGGGATGCTGAGCGCGTTTTGGGCGGCGGTGCCGCACCAGATCATCGATTTCGGGCCGAAGACCGAATACTTCGTCGCGACGATTCCGCTCTCGTGGTTCCTCCAGTGCCGCGTCTCCGAGCGGTTCGTGCAGCAGCTCATGCAGGGCGAGGTGCTGATGGAAAAGACGGAGGACCGCGCGGCGTTCGACGAGGCGCTGTTCGCGCAATGGGAGCACGATCTCGAGAACGCGAACGACAAGGTGAAAGACATCGTCATGCTCGAGATCGAGGCGCGGCTGCGCCGGCTCGAGTCGCGCCTGCCGGCCAGCGCCGAGGCGCGCAAGCGGCAACGGCTCGCGCTGCAAGCCGGCGGCTTGAACAAGGTCGAGCAGATGGCCTGCATCGTCGCGCAACGCTACACCGAGCAGCTCACCGTCGCGGAGATCGGCAAGGCCGTCGGCCTGCACCCGAACTACGCGATGAACCTTTTTAAAAAGGCCTTCGGCACGACGCTGATCGACTACATCACGACCCACCGCGTGTCGCACGCGCAGCGGCTGCTGGCGACGACGGACGAGAAGATCGTCGATATCGCCTTCAGCTCCGGCTTCAACTCGATCAGCCGCTTCAACGAGGCGTTCCGCCGCGCGTGCGGCTGCACGCCGCGCGAATACCGCGTCGAGCACGAGACCTCCGAGACGGAACGCTGA